A segment of the uncultured Desulfobulbus sp. genome:
CAATACTCAGATAGCCATCAGCGTCGGCAGAGAGACCTGAGACATCCCATACAGAGGAAATTTCCACGGTCTTGCCGGGATCCAGGGTAGCAATAGTCGTCTCATAGAGGATAGATTCCTTATAAGTGATCTGCACCGGAATGTCAGCACAGCTCAACGCCCCGTTATTTTCCACCACCAGGGTGATTCTCCGGCTGTTCGGCCCTTGTTGCTGGGAATACAGCTGACCAAGGGCAATATCTCTGTAAAATATGGGGGTCGAAAGGCTGTTGTTGGTTCTGTCTTTATCAGCAAAACTTTGGGCCTGGTCAATCACAGCAACGATCTCTCTGCTCACATCTGGTACATCGGGAACCTGCCAGGGGTCAAAGGAGACGGTCACCGCATCTCCCGGGACCAAAGGATAGCTCAGGACAACGCTTTCACCTATCTGTTCGCCGTCACCTGCCGGATCACCGTAATAGAGGGTGATGGTGGTATTCTCACTCACGGTGAGCCCAACATTGGCAATATCCAAAGAGAACGCGACCAGATTTCCAGGTATGGGTACGGATGGGGTCAGACTGATCCGATCTGCGGTCACTGCCAGGTCTCCCTCGATCGATACGACAGATGCACAGAGGTCGGTGCTGTCCTCGATTGGCATGTTTACATCCACAAGGTTGCCATCGACATCAACCAGTTGTGTCTCACTGGTCATATTCACCCGATTGTAGACTAGAACAATATGAGAATCACTATCCACAACAGCCGTTACCGAGCGTTCGAGAGCATCAGTTTGGGTTATTTGCGTTGCTTTACTCCAGATGCCGAGAGTGGGATCGTAAAGTGCAAGAAACAGATCCTGCCCCTGCTCAGAGCTATCAGGCCACAAGAGGTTGAATTGCCCCCCGCTGCCTGTAGTCAAGGTAAAGTCAGCGCTTCCGTTGGAGGCTGCACCTTCGACGACGGTCGTCGCATTGGCTATATCTAGATCCACGGCCTGCATAAGGATTCCCTCCTGATACCAGACCAGAAGTATATTCCCATTGTTGTCATAGGCCAGCTGGGGATTGGTATCCTGGAGACTGTTACTCGTCAGCGGCACCGGCGCGCCCCAGCCCGAAGCGCTGTAGTGCACTGCATAGAGCTCCTGATCTTCAACCGTTGCAATATCACCATCCGCATCCAGGCTGTAGACGAGATCACCTGTAGCCGAGGCTTCATTATAGAGGAGATCCATCCTGACGATTGCCCCCAGGCCAGTGGCAATCTGTGCCGGAGCTGACCAGGATGTCCCATCCTGGAAGGCGTACATCAGGGTATTGGGGGATTCTGCAGAACCGAGAAGATCATTCTCCTCGTTGCTCACCCAACAAAGCAGGGCCGAGTTCCCGGACGTCGCCAAAGCTGGAGACCGATCCAGGTACTCATTGCTGCTCAGGTTTACCTGGCTGCTCCAGGTTTTCCCTGCTGCGTCATACTGGGCAACCGCAATCTCCTGGCTGGCCAGCATGGTGGCAAGTTCGACATCCTCTTCGCCAAAGACCGTCGCGCTGTCCTGCCAGGTCAGCCAGGCACCGGAGGTAACGGCACCGGTCTGTGGATAAAAATCTGTGGTCCCATTTTCCAGGATTTTGACCGGTTCGGCCCAGTTTCCCTCTGCATAGACGGAATACAGCAGGGAGGTTCGGTTGTACTCGGTCTTGGTCCCATCGTCGGTGATCCAGACCAGAAGCTGTTCCTCACCCAGGTCTGCCAGGGTGGGATAGGAATATTTAAAGACACCGGCTTGATTGGGAATTACCACCTCGCTGGTCGTATAGGGCGAGGGTGATTCTTTTTCCAGGTCCTTGGTCAGGATGCCGCTTGCGTAGGAACGCGACATGGGGATCCAATCGCTGGAACGCAGATCGACACTTTTAAATGCGGCTGATTTTGTAGTGCTTTCGGGCCAGTGGTAGTTCCAGATGTTTCCCAGGGGCCATTCATGGGTGAAAAACAGGGCGTACACCTTGATAGAACCGGACATACCGACTGTCAAGCCGTCGAGATCCGTCTCAAACTGCTTAAAGCCTATACCAAAGGTCGCGTTGGCAGCCAGGATACCTTCAACGGCAAGTGCATCCGCCACCCCAGTTCCCATGGAAACAGAGCCCTTCAATCCAGGTTCAATGCTACCGGTTAAGGCCCAGTCGTTCTCAGAAAAATTAAAGCCCTGAATATTAACCGAACCATCGATAGAAGCGCCCAAGGCTGCTCGAAAATAAATTGGAATGGGACCAACAGGTGTGGGGAGTAGATAGTAATAGGGAGGGGTTTTTATCAGATCAGCGGACAAACTAGGCTCCAGGAGAATGCCAGTATCTTGAAAGGCCCAGGCATCAGTATCAGGGGAGTACATAAAGATCAATTGCCCGCCCACTGCCATGCCAGCCTCAACCTCTTGCCCCAGAATGACTATCTTCTTGTCGGTATTTTCAAGATCAGTTTTCACTGTATAAGTGGCAATATTTTTTTCAATGCAAACATCGAAAGAAATTTTGGGTTCGAATGTAGGTTCTTTTTTACCAAAAAAAGGAATTTCATCGGGTACAGGATGCTTGGTATCCACTTTTGACTTGAAAATAGTTGACCCCAGCTCAACCTCCCGGTTGTACGAAAAGCTCCCATTCTGCTGTTTGACTGGCATCTGCAGAATCTCGGTCCCGAATATCTGGGGCATCACCTCGATATTGGCATCAAAGGCGGCGGATGTAGTCCCGTCCGCAGCTACAGCAACGACGCTCAGCCGTCCCCCCGGATCAAAGTCCTTACCCATATCCAGGGTGATGGTCAGGTCTTCATCCGATGTAATAGACTGGGTATGGGTTTCCTTGGAGGTGACAAACTGTACCGATCCTGGAGTTTTGCCGTTCCAGTCGATATTGGCAGTCAAGGAGAGGGGGAAAGAGGTCCCGTAGAGAAAAAAGGCCTCGTCGGAGCGGGACGAGTAGCTGGAAACCACATCCGTGATAACCGGTGCATCGCCATCCGCCTCCGGCGTGAGGCCATAGGAGAGGCTCATCGCGCCATTGGCCTGAATAATAACGTCAGCCCCGTAGGTGCTGTATCCTGCAGCCATGATGGAGAGCTGATACTCACCGGCGGAAAGCGCAGCAAAGGTGGCCATGCCCTGGGTATCGGTCGAACGTGCGCTGTCTCCGACGGTTACCAGAGCCCCAGAAATGGGAGTGCCGGTGATGGTGTTAAAGATTGAAACGGTTACAGCATCCGGAACATAGGATTGGGTCGAACCTGTGGCGAGTTGCTTAATTTCAAGTTCAGAAAGAGCCCTGTTATAGATACGCAATTCATCTATCTTGCCATGCCAATAGTGATTATCAACGTACGCTCCAATTTGATTAGCTCTCTTCGAGGAAGAGGTAGCCTGGCCATTAAAAAGATTCGAATCTTGTAAAATCCCATTTACGTATATCTTCATCCCTGACGATGTATCAAATGTAGTTACAATATGATGCCACTTGAAAAGGTCTAACGACCCTGAGCTGACATAATGCTTATCCTCATCCCAAATAAAAAATAAAAGATTGTCACCATCCCAGGTGTTTGCTCCCCAAAAAACATTATTTTCTCCCCTTGCGGAGAAAAATTTCATGTCATCATTGTAACTCTCCTGGAACACCCAAACAGACAACGAATAATTATTATCTCCGCTAAAAACACCTAGATTAGGTATACTAATTTCCGAACGAACCCCATCAAATGATGCGGAATAACCAAAAACACCATCAGTATATCCCACATAATTATTCGCGATACCATCATTGCCTTTTGCACTATCATTGGGATTACCTTCAAACTTGTAGTAAGCAACCAATCCATCATTAACACCAGCGCAAGATATAGAAATATTCACAAAAAAACAGAACAGAAATCCCCAAAAAATATAAGTCTTTGACATCCCCCCCCTGTACCAAAACAGGCCAATAACACCGCAGATTCGGCGCACCTTGATAGATTCAATTTTTATTATTCTCTCAACATCACCCCAGGGGCAAAATCATACAAAACGGAAACTATTCCCATAAAAGTATTTACCTCCAATAACAACAGCTGGAGAACCTAACATTTTTACGAAAAATCACAACATTGAACCCAAATAAAGATAAAACAACACAACAAATACAAAAGCCCCCACACCAGGTTCTCTTGGGGAGAGGAATCACCAGGTGCGGGGGCAGGAAGAGGGATATGCTATACTGCAACGACTGGCCGTTCGTGGACATCTTGCTGCGCAAGCGACTTCACAGGGGGATGAAGCCCTCAAGCGACACCACCAACAACCAGATTTCTATTTAGTGTCCGTCCAGAAATGAGGATTTTTGTTCAAGTTCAAGGCATGCGAAAAATTTTACCGCAGGCATATAGATGATATTCCGAGGATAAAATTTTAAGCATAACGCAGAAATTGGTCAAAAAGACCATTTCTGGATGGGCACTATTCAGTTTCTGTTAATCATCACCATCTTAATATTAGTCATATCTTCCATGGCAAAACGGATACCCTCGCGGCCCAGGCCGGAGAGTTTATTACCGCCATAGGGCAGATGATCAACCCGATAGGTCGCGGTGTCGTTAATCATGACACCGCCCACATCGAGGTCATCCACTGCCTGCAGTGCCTTGTTGATGTCGTTGGTGTAGACACCGGCCTGGAGTCCGAACTCAGAACCATTGACCAGGTCAATGACCTCTTCAAAGCTGTCGTAGGCCACAATGGAGACCACCGGCGCAAAGGTTTCCATGCACATAATCTTCATATCTTCTGTCACCTGGGTCAGGACCGTGGGCTGATAGACCCGTCCTTCACCGTGACCGCCTGTTGCCAGAACAGCTCCCTGGCTCACTGCCTCTTTGACCCAGGCATCGATACGCTCAACCTCTTTGGCATCGATCAATGGGCCGACATCACAATCTTCATCCAGCGGATTACCCACTTTGAGCGCTTTGACCTTATCCACAAAGAGCTGGGTAAACTGGTCCAGGCACTGACGGTTGACATAGATGCGCTGCAGGGAGATGCAAACCTGGCCGGAGTTGGCAAAGGCACTGACCACGCAACGAGCGGCCGCCTTTTCCAGATCGGCATCGGCCTCTATGATGGTTGCCGAGTTGCTGCCCAGCTCCAGGGTCACCTTTTTGATGCCCGCCTTGCGTACGATCTGCCCACCAACCGCAGGGGAGCCGGTAAAGGTGATCTTTTTGCAGTCCGGGTGGACCACAATGGCATCGCCCACCTCACGCCCAGGACCGACAACCACATTGAACACACCCGGCGGCAATCCTGCCTCCTCCAGGATCTCCGCCAGAATGATTGAAGAAACCGGGGTGGCGGAGGCCGGTTTAAGCACGATGGTGTTACCGGTGGCAATGGCCGGGGCGACCTTGTGCGCCACCAGGTTCAGCGGAAAGTTAAAGGGAGTGATCGCTCCGATGACCCCAAGCGGCTCACGAATAAAGTAGCCAAAACGATTCTCGCCAAAACGACTGGCATCCACCGGGATGGTCTCGCCATGGAGGCGCTTGGCCTCGTCTGCGGCAAACTTAAAGGTCTCGGCACTGCGCTGGACCTCGTTGATCGAAAACTTCCAGGCCTTGCCCACCTCCTGGGAGATGACGTTGGCAATTTCCTGCTCCCGCTTGGTGATCAACTCGACCGTCTTATCCAAAATGGCCGCACGCTGGTGGGCAGGCATCTTGCGAAAGGACTGATAGGCTTTTTTGGCACTGGCAATGGCCTTTTCCGTTAAGGCGCCATCAGCCAGGGGCACCGTGGCAAAGACCTCACCGCTGAATTTATTGTACACATCCATGGTCTGTTCAGTGCTGATCCACTGACCATCCACATAGGTTTGATATGATTTTGTCATCTTCTCTCTCCTTACAAAACCTGCCGATAAATGGCCTCTGCATCTTCAAGACGCAGGGTGCGCGGATTGTTGGCCAGCAGCCGGGTGACTTTCATCACCCCTTCGGCCAGGGCAGGAATGTCTTTTTCCTCCACCCCGTAGCCGCTGAGTTTTTGGGGCACGTTCAAGTCTGCAGCCAGGGCATGGACAGCGTCGAGCCCCTTCTCCGCGAGCTTTCTGGTGGAGAGACCGTCCTCCCCTTCACCAAAGATACGGGCGATATCGGCAAATTTCTCCAGATTGCCAATCAGGTTAAAGGCCATGACCGGTGGCAGCATAATGGTGTTGGCGATGCCGTGGGGTATGTGAAACTCGGCCCCAATGGGGTAGGCAAAGGCATGCACCGCGGTGACACCGGCATTGGCAAAGGCCATACCTGCAAGCATGGAACCCTCGAGCATTTTTTCCCGTGCTTCGATATCGCTGCCATTGGCATAGGCGGTGCGGATATTGTTGTAAATCAGATCCATGGCCTGAATCGCTAACATATCGGTCATGGAGTTGGCATTGATGGAGGTGTAGGCCTCCATGGCATGGATCAGTGCGTCCATCCCCGTGGCGGCGGTCACAGCCGGTGGCAGGCCAACGGTCAACTCCGGATCAAGCAGGGCCGTAGAAGGAAAAAGATGGGCACTGACCACACCTTTTTTCAACTTCTCCTGATGGTCGGAGAGGATGACAATGGGAGTTACCTCGCTGCCGGTTCCTGCAGTGGTGGGAATCAGCACCAGGGGGATACCGGGCTTTTGCACCAGATCGATGCCAAAATAGTCTTCCACCTTGCCAGGATTGGTGACCATGACCGAGACCACCTTGGCGATATCCAGCGAAGAGCCACCACCAATACCGATGACGCTGTCCACCTGCTTTTTCTCAACCAGGCTCACAACCTCATTTACCAACTCAAAACGAGGATCTGCCTCGACCTGATCAAAACGAACGAAGCTCATTTCCCCTTTTGTCAGCAGCGCTTCCAGGCGATCAATAATGCCGGTGGAGACCAGCCCCGGATCGGTGACAATAATGGGTTTGCTGCCGCCAAGCTGGCGTACTTCATCAACAATGCTGTTCAATGTACCGGCGCCCTGAACAATACGCCCGGTGGTTCGAAACAGTGTTTTCTTTGACATATTATCTCCTTCTGTCACCACACCCGTGCCCATTGGTCGCAGGCGTGGGACACGCTCTATCATTTGCCTTGGGATGCTCGCAGCCAAGAGGCGACATCCCAAGGCGAGGGTTGTTCAAATATTATTTGAAATAACGCTCCCGAACGTAGTTGGCCATTCCCTGCACCAAGCCTTCATCCACCGACTCAAGAGGGGATTGAGTAAGTAGCTCGACAAGACTTTCAGGTGTTTCAAGTGCAATGGAGTCAAACTCCCGCAGGCCGCCCTCCCCACCATTGGGGGTAACCAGAATCGGCCTGGGCATCAGCTCTTTTTTATAGCCCTTCTGGATCACCAGATTGACCAGATGGCAGAGACGCCAAAGGTTGCCGGTTTGCCGGTGCAGGCTGTGGGTCCCCGCCATGAGCACACCATTGTCCACATGCAGCGCATCGGGGTAATGGTTTGTGCCCACGACAAAGATACCTGTGGGCCCAAAGATGAGAAACTCCACATGGATCAGCTCAAAAGTGAAACAGCAGAGCACCTGATAGGAGGCATCCAGTTGCTGCAAGGCATCGAGCACCTTTTTTTTCCCCTTAAGCTGCTGCCGATATTCCTCTTTTTTGAACATCCGTTTCCAGCCCATGGGATTGACGCGGTTGAGCGCAAACCCCACCAGCACCAGAATAATGACCACCGTGCCCCCCAGGGCGGGCAGGTCATTTTTCCAGTTCCCCGGGGCGATGAGCATGAAGCCCACCAGACAAACCGCAACCACCACCAGTAAAAACAGATGGGTCGCTGGAATCTCTCTGCCAACAAAACGATCTGAGCCAACAATTCGGGGCATTCTCTTGCTCTCTTACTGGTTTTCCTTCATGGCCTCGGCAACTTCCCGGGCAATGGTTTCAGGCGAATCACAGGGAAAGACAGGTTCTTCTTTCTCATAGGCCTTGCGGAAGTTACTTAAGTAAATCAATCCGGTGAGAACAATGGCCGATCCCAGCCCCCAGGCGGCGCCACGGGTCGCGAGGATAGCCCCCGCCACACCGG
Coding sequences within it:
- a CDS encoding iron-containing alcohol dehydrogenase encodes the protein MSKKTLFRTTGRIVQGAGTLNSIVDEVRQLGGSKPIIVTDPGLVSTGIIDRLEALLTKGEMSFVRFDQVEADPRFELVNEVVSLVEKKQVDSVIGIGGGSSLDIAKVVSVMVTNPGKVEDYFGIDLVQKPGIPLVLIPTTAGTGSEVTPIVILSDHQEKLKKGVVSAHLFPSTALLDPELTVGLPPAVTAATGMDALIHAMEAYTSINANSMTDMLAIQAMDLIYNNIRTAYANGSDIEAREKMLEGSMLAGMAFANAGVTAVHAFAYPIGAEFHIPHGIANTIMLPPVMAFNLIGNLEKFADIARIFGEGEDGLSTRKLAEKGLDAVHALAADLNVPQKLSGYGVEEKDIPALAEGVMKVTRLLANNPRTLRLEDAEAIYRQVL
- a CDS encoding LamG-like jellyroll fold domain-containing protein, which codes for MSKTYIFWGFLFCFFVNISISCAGVNDGLVAYYKFEGNPNDSAKGNDGIANNYVGYTDGVFGYSASFDGVRSEISIPNLGVFSGDNNYSLSVWVFQESYNDDMKFFSARGENNVFWGANTWDGDNLLFFIWDEDKHYVSSGSLDLFKWHHIVTTFDTSSGMKIYVNGILQDSNLFNGQATSSSKRANQIGAYVDNHYWHGKIDELRIYNRALSELEIKQLATGSTQSYVPDAVTVSIFNTITGTPISGALVTVGDSARSTDTQGMATFAALSAGEYQLSIMAAGYSTYGADVIIQANGAMSLSYGLTPEADGDAPVITDVVSSYSSRSDEAFFLYGTSFPLSLTANIDWNGKTPGSVQFVTSKETHTQSITSDEDLTITLDMGKDFDPGGRLSVVAVAADGTTSAAFDANIEVMPQIFGTEILQMPVKQQNGSFSYNREVELGSTIFKSKVDTKHPVPDEIPFFGKKEPTFEPKISFDVCIEKNIATYTVKTDLENTDKKIVILGQEVEAGMAVGGQLIFMYSPDTDAWAFQDTGILLEPSLSADLIKTPPYYYLLPTPVGPIPIYFRAALGASIDGSVNIQGFNFSENDWALTGSIEPGLKGSVSMGTGVADALAVEGILAANATFGIGFKQFETDLDGLTVGMSGSIKVYALFFTHEWPLGNIWNYHWPESTTKSAAFKSVDLRSSDWIPMSRSYASGILTKDLEKESPSPYTTSEVVIPNQAGVFKYSYPTLADLGEEQLLVWITDDGTKTEYNRTSLLYSVYAEGNWAEPVKILENGTTDFYPQTGAVTSGAWLTWQDSATVFGEEDVELATMLASQEIAVAQYDAAGKTWSSQVNLSSNEYLDRSPALATSGNSALLCWVSNEENDLLGSAESPNTLMYAFQDGTSWSAPAQIATGLGAIVRMDLLYNEASATGDLVYSLDADGDIATVEDQELYAVHYSASGWGAPVPLTSNSLQDTNPQLAYDNNGNILLVWYQEGILMQAVDLDIANATTVVEGAASNGSADFTLTTGSGGQFNLLWPDSSEQGQDLFLALYDPTLGIWSKATQITQTDALERSVTAVVDSDSHIVLVYNRVNMTSETQLVDVDGNLVDVNMPIEDSTDLCASVVSIEGDLAVTADRISLTPSVPIPGNLVAFSLDIANVGLTVSENTTITLYYGDPAGDGEQIGESVVLSYPLVPGDAVTVSFDPWQVPDVPDVSREIVAVIDQAQSFADKDRTNNSLSTPIFYRDIALGQLYSQQQGPNSRRITLVVENNGALSCADIPVQITYKESILYETTIATLDPGKTVEISSVWDVSGLSADADGYLSIEGTVNSGQVISEVNYLNNKRPGRVLAQTVDGSVFVDTDQDLIDDTWELAHFIDLNIANATSDYDKDGYSDQQEYLNYIEGRLDADENIFDPTVINCASGFGYNPKTDARRQIIGSVMLLLN
- a CDS encoding aldehyde dehydrogenase family protein, yielding MTKSYQTYVDGQWISTEQTMDVYNKFSGEVFATVPLADGALTEKAIASAKKAYQSFRKMPAHQRAAILDKTVELITKREQEIANVISQEVGKAWKFSINEVQRSAETFKFAADEAKRLHGETIPVDASRFGENRFGYFIREPLGVIGAITPFNFPLNLVAHKVAPAIATGNTIVLKPASATPVSSIILAEILEEAGLPPGVFNVVVGPGREVGDAIVVHPDCKKITFTGSPAVGGQIVRKAGIKKVTLELGSNSATIIEADADLEKAAARCVVSAFANSGQVCISLQRIYVNRQCLDQFTQLFVDKVKALKVGNPLDEDCDVGPLIDAKEVERIDAWVKEAVSQGAVLATGGHGEGRVYQPTVLTQVTEDMKIMCMETFAPVVSIVAYDSFEEVIDLVNGSEFGLQAGVYTNDINKALQAVDDLDVGGVMINDTATYRVDHLPYGGNKLSGLGREGIRFAMEDMTNIKMVMINRN